A single region of the Halobacterium wangiae genome encodes:
- a CDS encoding metal-dependent hydrolase — MMSTTHAAIGVTLATSTLWVSPELAVPAALGALAGGIFPDLDVAVVAHRKTLHYPELYWPFVAVGFAVALLVPSPVTVGAAFFLLSAAVHSVTDAFGGGLGSRPWENDDQRGVYAHRRGRWIAPRRWIRYDGAPEDLLAVAVFSLPGLLLYGELVRRLTLAMLSVSAVYVLVRKPIGRLGERLDV, encoded by the coding sequence ATGATGAGCACCACCCACGCCGCCATCGGCGTCACGCTCGCCACGAGTACTCTGTGGGTCTCCCCCGAACTCGCCGTCCCGGCGGCACTCGGCGCGCTCGCCGGCGGCATCTTCCCGGACCTTGACGTCGCCGTCGTCGCTCACCGGAAGACGCTGCACTACCCCGAACTGTACTGGCCGTTCGTCGCCGTCGGGTTCGCCGTCGCCCTCCTCGTACCCTCGCCGGTCACCGTCGGCGCCGCGTTCTTCCTGCTGTCCGCCGCCGTCCACTCCGTCACGGACGCCTTCGGCGGCGGCCTCGGCTCCCGGCCGTGGGAGAACGACGACCAGCGCGGCGTCTACGCCCACCGGCGCGGCCGGTGGATCGCGCCGCGGCGCTGGATCCGCTACGACGGTGCCCCCGAGGACCTGCTCGCGGTCGCCGTCTTCTCGCTGCCCGGACTCCTGCTGTACGGCGAACTCGTCCGCAGACTCACGCTCGCGATGCTGTCCGTGTCGGCGGTGTACGTCCTCGTCAGGAAACCGATCGGACGGCTCGGTGAACGACTCGACGTCTAG
- the cofC gene encoding 2-phospho-L-lactate guanylyltransferase — translation MRVVVPFDPTEPNTRLSSVLTPEERREFADAMLADVLNAVQAAGGSPELLASAPVDVDAPVTVDDRSLSVAVNDALADGVPAAVVMADLALVTPGALADLFDADGDVVVAPGRGGGTNALVVREPAFQVDYHGVSYRDHVTAAEDVGASVATVDSFRLAVDIDERADLVDVLVHGDGAAAAWLRDAGFRVAVRDGQPVAVREPND, via the coding sequence GTGCGGGTCGTCGTCCCGTTCGACCCGACCGAGCCGAACACGCGCCTCTCCTCCGTTCTCACCCCCGAGGAGCGACGCGAGTTCGCGGACGCGATGCTCGCCGACGTCCTCAACGCCGTCCAAGCAGCCGGCGGCAGCCCCGAGTTGCTGGCGAGCGCGCCCGTCGACGTCGACGCGCCGGTGACCGTCGACGACCGGTCGCTGTCGGTCGCGGTGAACGACGCGCTCGCCGACGGCGTCCCGGCGGCGGTCGTGATGGCCGACCTCGCGCTCGTCACGCCGGGCGCGCTGGCCGACCTGTTCGACGCCGACGGCGACGTCGTCGTCGCACCTGGCAGGGGTGGCGGGACGAACGCACTGGTCGTCCGGGAGCCCGCGTTCCAGGTGGACTACCACGGCGTCTCCTACCGCGACCACGTGACGGCCGCCGAGGACGTCGGAGCGAGTGTCGCGACCGTCGACTCGTTCCGCCTCGCCGTCGACATCGACGAACGCGCCGACCTCGTGGACGTGCTAGTCCACGGCGACGGTGCGGCCGCGGCGTGGCTCCGGGACGCCGGCTTCCGGGTCGCGGTCCGTGACGGCCAGCCGGTCGCGGTCCGCGAACCCAACGACTAA
- the cofH gene encoding 7,8-didemethyl-8-hydroxy-5-deazariboflavin synthase subunit CofH produces the protein MTDAGEFDFDVVPDSDQSFENALAKARAGDRLTVADGIELVTTGTDVEGIDQRRKELVLEAADRRRAEVVGDEVTFVANVNNNVTTACNTGCLFCNFKDTAHRFETDHTEAHAGFTKTPEESHDVVADAVDRGVYEVTSVSGLHPAFGLNEEHREALDPQNQEHNYKPPERYDTDPHTYVEQIRAMSEAGAHVHSVTPEEAEHAQRGVEWGYREVYQRLKDAGLDTVPGTAAEILVDEVRDVICPGKISTDEWVAAMEAAADVGLPMTATIMYGHVENAAHRIHHLDVVRDLQDRTDNITEFVPLSFVHQETPLFDRGVVTGGASDAEDELMIAVSRLYLDNVEHVQSSWVKFGNAKGLKLLNCGADDFMGTILSEEITKRAGGQHGEFRSVADYAEMISAIGRTPVERSTDYTERRVVDPDDDPLGPRLGPQADGTPLVPERDADTASGAASADD, from the coding sequence ATGACAGACGCCGGCGAGTTCGACTTCGACGTGGTCCCCGACTCCGACCAGTCGTTCGAGAACGCGCTGGCGAAGGCGCGCGCCGGCGACCGCCTCACCGTCGCCGACGGCATCGAACTCGTCACCACCGGCACCGACGTCGAGGGCATCGACCAGCGGCGGAAGGAACTCGTCCTCGAGGCCGCCGACCGCCGCCGCGCCGAGGTAGTCGGCGACGAGGTGACGTTCGTCGCGAACGTCAACAACAACGTCACCACGGCCTGCAACACGGGCTGTCTGTTCTGCAACTTCAAGGACACCGCCCACAGGTTCGAGACGGACCACACCGAGGCCCACGCCGGCTTCACGAAGACGCCCGAGGAGTCCCACGACGTCGTTGCGGACGCCGTCGACCGCGGCGTCTACGAGGTGACGTCCGTCTCCGGGCTCCACCCCGCGTTCGGACTGAACGAGGAGCACCGCGAAGCCCTCGACCCCCAGAACCAGGAACACAACTACAAGCCACCCGAGCGCTACGACACGGACCCCCATACGTACGTCGAGCAGATCCGCGCGATGAGCGAGGCCGGCGCCCACGTCCACTCGGTGACGCCCGAGGAGGCCGAACACGCCCAGCGCGGCGTCGAGTGGGGCTACCGCGAGGTGTACCAGCGACTCAAAGACGCGGGCCTCGACACCGTCCCCGGCACCGCCGCGGAGATCCTCGTCGACGAGGTCCGGGACGTCATCTGCCCCGGGAAGATCTCGACCGACGAGTGGGTCGCCGCGATGGAGGCCGCTGCCGACGTCGGCCTCCCGATGACCGCGACCATCATGTACGGCCACGTCGAGAACGCCGCCCACCGCATCCACCACCTCGACGTCGTCCGGGACCTGCAGGACCGCACGGACAACATCACGGAGTTCGTCCCGCTCTCGTTCGTCCACCAGGAGACCCCCCTCTTCGACCGCGGCGTCGTCACCGGCGGCGCCAGCGACGCCGAGGACGAACTGATGATCGCGGTCTCGCGGCTCTACCTCGACAACGTCGAGCACGTCCAGTCGTCGTGGGTGAAGTTCGGGAACGCGAAGGGACTCAAACTCCTCAACTGCGGCGCCGACGACTTCATGGGCACCATCCTCAGCGAGGAGATCACGAAGCGCGCGGGCGGCCAGCACGGCGAGTTCCGTTCGGTCGCGGACTACGCCGAGATGATATCGGCCATCGGTCGCACGCCCGTCGAGCGCTCGACGGACTACACCGAACGTCGCGTCGTCGACCCGGACGACGACCCGCTCGGCCCCCGACTCGGTCCGCAGGCGGACGGTACGCCACTGGTCCCCGAACGCGACGCCGACACCGCCTCCGGAGCGGCCAGCGCGGACGACTGA
- the cofG gene encoding 7,8-didemethyl-8-hydroxy-5-deazariboflavin synthase subunit CofG, which produces MSSIPGAEAYGVDLDVPEADRERALAVRPGDVDPADELTFARNVFVPLTTACRYTCTYCTYYDVPGEATLVSPEDVRETCRTGAQAGCTEALFTFGDDPDDRYTEVHDQLAEWGHDSIHDYLRRVCEIALDEGLLPHANPGDQTREQMALVADVNASMGVMLETTADVQAHGGPRAKTPGQRLHTIRTAGELGVPFTTGILVGIGETWDDRAESLLSIRELHERYGHVQEVIVQPVSPNERWRGDPPSEATMRRTVAMARAVLPEEVAVQVPPNLADARALLDCGVEDLGGVSPVTDDYINPDYAWPALRELEAIAEHGGVPLRERLPVYERFLPEDGVENEWVSERIGRALAADDDAGRRYRAVLDG; this is translated from the coding sequence ATGAGTTCGATTCCGGGCGCGGAGGCGTACGGCGTCGACCTCGACGTCCCCGAGGCGGACCGGGAGCGCGCGCTCGCCGTCCGTCCCGGGGACGTCGACCCGGCCGACGAACTGACGTTCGCGCGGAACGTCTTCGTCCCGCTGACGACCGCCTGCCGGTACACCTGCACGTACTGCACCTACTACGACGTCCCCGGCGAGGCGACGCTCGTGAGCCCCGAGGACGTCCGCGAGACGTGTCGGACCGGCGCGCAGGCGGGCTGCACGGAGGCGCTGTTCACGTTCGGCGACGACCCCGACGACCGCTACACCGAGGTCCACGACCAGCTCGCCGAGTGGGGCCACGACTCCATCCACGACTACCTCCGGCGGGTCTGCGAGATCGCCCTCGACGAGGGGTTGCTCCCGCACGCGAACCCGGGCGACCAGACCCGCGAGCAGATGGCACTGGTCGCGGACGTGAACGCCTCGATGGGCGTGATGCTGGAGACGACGGCCGACGTCCAGGCCCACGGCGGCCCCCGGGCGAAGACCCCCGGCCAGCGACTCCACACCATCCGGACCGCGGGCGAACTCGGCGTCCCGTTCACGACCGGTATCCTCGTCGGCATCGGCGAGACGTGGGACGACCGCGCCGAGAGCCTGCTCTCCATCCGCGAGTTGCACGAGCGCTACGGACACGTCCAGGAGGTCATCGTCCAGCCGGTGAGTCCGAACGAGCGCTGGCGGGGCGACCCGCCGAGCGAGGCGACGATGCGCCGGACGGTGGCGATGGCGCGGGCCGTCCTCCCCGAGGAGGTGGCGGTGCAGGTGCCGCCGAACCTCGCGGACGCCCGGGCGCTGCTGGACTGCGGCGTCGAGGACCTCGGTGGGGTGTCCCCCGTGACGGACGACTACATCAACCCGGACTACGCGTGGCCGGCGCTCCGCGAACTCGAGGCCATCGCCGAACACGGCGGCGTCCCGCTGCGCGAACGCCTCCCCGTCTACGAGCGCTTCCTCCCCGAAGACGGCGTCGAGAACGAGTGGGTGAGCGAGCGCATCGGGCGCGCGCTCGCTGCGGACGACGACGCGGGGCGGCGGTACCGTGCCGTCCTGGACGGCTAG
- a CDS encoding tubulin/FtsZ family protein, giving the protein MKLAMIGFGQAGGKILDKFLEYDKRHDSNIVRAAVAVNTAKADLMGLEHVPQENRVLIGQSRVKGHGVGADNELGAEIAEEDIDEIQGAIDSIPVHEVDAFLVISGLGGGTGSGGSPVIAKHLKRIYTEPVYGLGVLPGRDEGGIYTLNAARSFQTFVREVDNLLVFDNDAWRKSGESVQGGYSEINEEIVTRFGILFGAGEVEQGGAVAESVVDSSEIINTLAGGGVSTVGFASEGVDNEGSSSGLLSRFTSSDDPVEDSASTTNRITSLVRKAALGQLTLPCEIEGTERALLVTAGPPKYLNRKGIERGRKWLEEQTGSMEVRGGDYPVRNSKQVASVVLLSGVNNVPRIKELQEVAIEAQDNIDDIRDESEENLEELVEDDDDELEPLF; this is encoded by the coding sequence AGCGGCACGACTCCAACATCGTCCGTGCCGCCGTCGCCGTCAACACCGCCAAGGCCGACCTAATGGGTCTCGAACACGTTCCACAGGAGAATCGCGTCCTCATCGGACAGTCCCGCGTCAAAGGGCACGGCGTCGGGGCGGACAACGAACTCGGCGCGGAAATCGCCGAGGAAGACATCGACGAGATTCAGGGGGCTATCGACAGCATCCCCGTCCACGAGGTCGACGCGTTCCTCGTCATCTCTGGTCTCGGCGGCGGTACCGGGTCGGGTGGCTCCCCGGTCATCGCCAAACACCTCAAGCGCATCTACACCGAACCCGTCTACGGTCTCGGCGTGCTCCCCGGCCGCGACGAGGGGGGCATCTACACGCTGAACGCGGCCCGCTCGTTCCAGACGTTCGTCCGCGAGGTGGACAACCTCCTCGTCTTCGACAACGACGCGTGGCGGAAGTCCGGCGAATCGGTCCAGGGCGGCTACTCGGAGATCAACGAGGAGATCGTCACGCGCTTCGGCATCCTCTTCGGCGCGGGCGAGGTCGAACAGGGCGGTGCGGTCGCGGAGTCCGTCGTGGACTCCTCGGAGATCATCAACACGCTCGCCGGCGGCGGCGTCTCCACGGTCGGGTTCGCCTCCGAGGGCGTCGACAACGAGGGCAGCAGTAGCGGCCTGCTCTCCCGGTTCACGAGCAGCGACGACCCGGTCGAGGACTCGGCATCCACGACCAACCGCATCACGTCGCTCGTCCGGAAGGCGGCACTCGGTCAACTCACGCTCCCCTGCGAGATCGAGGGCACCGAGCGCGCGCTCCTGGTCACCGCCGGCCCGCCGAAGTACCTCAACCGGAAAGGGATAGAGCGCGGGCGGAAGTGGCTCGAGGAGCAGACCGGCTCGATGGAGGTCCGCGGCGGCGACTACCCCGTGCGGAACTCCAAGCAGGTCGCGTCGGTCGTCCTGCTGTCCGGCGTGAACAACGTCCCCCGTATCAAGGAGCTCCAGGAGGTCGCCATCGAGGCCCAGGACAACATCGACGACATCCGCGACGAAAGCGAAGAGAACTTGGAAGAACTCGTCGAAGACGACGACGATGAACTTGAGCCGCTGTTCTAA